A single region of the Streptomyces sp. NBC_01381 genome encodes:
- a CDS encoding chaplin has protein sequence MLTAAAATSILSLSGASAFAADADAVGTASDSPGILSGNSVQAPADVPVNACGNSVDAVGVANAAAANSCANSGDSTAPRERPDKTEPTARTKATAARGEAKKSPGVLAAGNIVKALNSGANAALAPSPKAIPEQKEQKTQHLSPTARVPKQTHGQDRAMRHTSSSPAVTELSPAGAPGPQQTDGQDRAMRHTSSSPAVTELSPAGAPGPQVRGVLAATGSDEDLLAAAAAGSAALLIGGGILYRRGGVASRR, from the coding sequence ATGCTCACGGCCGCGGCCGCGACCAGCATCCTCTCCCTGTCCGGTGCGTCCGCGTTCGCCGCGGACGCGGACGCGGTCGGCACGGCGTCGGATTCGCCCGGGATCTTGTCGGGCAACAGCGTGCAGGCTCCCGCGGACGTACCGGTGAACGCGTGTGGCAACAGCGTGGACGCGGTCGGCGTCGCCAACGCGGCCGCTGCCAACTCCTGTGCGAACTCCGGGGATTCGACGGCGCCGCGCGAGCGGCCCGACAAGACCGAGCCGACGGCCCGCACCAAGGCCACAGCCGCCCGTGGCGAGGCCAAGAAGTCGCCCGGCGTCCTGGCGGCCGGCAACATTGTGAAGGCCCTCAACAGCGGCGCCAACGCGGCGCTCGCACCCTCTCCGAAGGCCATCCCGGAGCAGAAGGAGCAGAAGACGCAGCACCTGTCGCCGACCGCGCGCGTGCCCAAACAGACGCACGGCCAGGACCGGGCGATGCGGCACACGTCGTCGTCCCCGGCCGTCACGGAGCTGTCGCCCGCCGGTGCGCCGGGTCCGCAACAGACGGACGGCCAGGACCGGGCGATGCGGCACACGTCGTCGTCCCCGGCCGTCACGGAGCTGTCGCCCGCCGGTGCGCCGGGTCCGCAGGTGCGTGGCGTGCTCGCGGCGACCGGCAGCGACGAGGACCTGCTGGCAGCTGCTGCCGCGGGGAGCGCGGCGCTCCTGATCGGCGGCGGAATCCTGTACCGCCGGGGAGGCGTGGCATCCCGCCGCTAG
- the murJ gene encoding murein biosynthesis integral membrane protein MurJ, translating into MTSTTRSVDAAPSGKVPAPATEAAPPKGSDPSNGFLAKAALVTAVLTVAGAVLGLGRDQALAHFFGAGSETDAFLVAWTVPEVATTLLIEDGLAFALVPAFSMALARRRSAREDPVRALVAATLPRLSLAFAGVGLVLMAKAPHLVALLAPGLPDPRLAVDCTRLTATCVLSFGLAGYCSAVLRAHRRFVAPAAIYVAYNVGIIGTVLLLDGRGGVRSAALGVAIGGVLMVAVQAPSLWWQLRRRAAQAPSGTATDEASAARLMSGALIATVLLFALCRQSQVLIERFFASSLPAGAISHLNYAQKVAQVPMILSLMLCTVTLPVVAQALAEGDVKRARSRVERDLGLASCVVLLGTAVVIACAPQIIQLLFQRGAFTPADTAATTAVMRVYALGLIGHTLVGALVRSYFSGHRVTWYPLGAMAVGVAATAAIGSRAVDLWGVRGIALANAAGISITAVVLLCGMGPRSVPIRVRRVLAELAKPAAAAVCATGFGAAVALRVASPPVGVAAGSLTVAGVFALVLWVLRARAFKPVARSIRSVIRSVIRSVTRKRSHVR; encoded by the coding sequence ATGACGTCGACCACCCGCTCCGTCGATGCCGCCCCGTCCGGCAAGGTGCCCGCCCCTGCCACCGAGGCGGCGCCTCCCAAGGGCTCCGACCCCTCCAACGGTTTTCTCGCCAAGGCGGCTCTCGTCACCGCCGTGCTCACCGTGGCCGGGGCGGTGCTCGGGCTCGGGCGCGACCAGGCGCTTGCGCACTTCTTCGGGGCGGGCTCGGAGACCGACGCCTTCCTGGTCGCGTGGACCGTGCCCGAGGTGGCCACCACGCTGCTCATCGAGGACGGCCTCGCGTTCGCCCTCGTACCGGCCTTCAGCATGGCCCTGGCCCGCCGCCGCAGCGCGCGGGAGGACCCGGTACGGGCGCTCGTGGCCGCCACGCTGCCCCGCCTCTCGCTGGCGTTCGCGGGCGTCGGTCTCGTCCTGATGGCGAAGGCGCCGCACCTGGTGGCGCTGCTCGCGCCGGGCCTGCCCGACCCGCGGCTCGCCGTGGACTGCACCCGCCTCACCGCCACCTGCGTCCTGAGCTTCGGCCTCGCCGGCTACTGCAGCGCGGTGCTGCGGGCGCACCGCAGGTTCGTGGCGCCCGCCGCCATCTACGTCGCCTACAACGTCGGCATCATCGGCACCGTGCTCCTCCTCGACGGGCGCGGCGGCGTCCGGTCCGCGGCCCTTGGCGTGGCGATCGGCGGCGTACTGATGGTGGCCGTGCAGGCGCCGTCGCTCTGGTGGCAGCTGCGGCGGCGCGCGGCGCAAGCGCCGAGCGGCACCGCTACGGACGAGGCGTCGGCGGCGCGGCTGATGAGCGGCGCCCTCATCGCCACCGTGCTGCTGTTCGCGCTGTGCCGGCAGTCGCAGGTCCTCATCGAGCGCTTCTTCGCGTCGTCGCTGCCCGCCGGGGCGATCTCGCACCTCAACTACGCGCAAAAAGTCGCCCAGGTGCCGATGATCCTCTCCCTGATGCTGTGCACGGTCACGCTCCCGGTCGTCGCGCAGGCCCTGGCCGAGGGCGACGTCAAGCGGGCCAGGTCCCGTGTCGAGCGGGACCTGGGCCTCGCCTCGTGCGTCGTGCTGCTCGGCACCGCCGTGGTGATCGCGTGCGCGCCGCAGATCATCCAACTCCTCTTCCAGCGGGGTGCGTTCACCCCTGCCGACACCGCGGCCACGACGGCCGTCATGCGCGTGTACGCCCTGGGGCTCATCGGCCACACGCTGGTGGGGGCGCTGGTCCGCTCGTACTTCTCCGGGCATCGGGTCACGTGGTACCCGCTGGGCGCGATGGCGGTGGGGGTGGCCGCGACGGCCGCCATCGGCAGCCGGGCCGTGGACCTGTGGGGTGTACGCGGCATCGCGCTCGCCAACGCGGCCGGCATCAGCATCACGGCGGTCGTGCTGCTGTGCGGGATGGGGCCGCGCAGTGTGCCGATCCGGGTCCGCCGGGTCCTTGCCGAACTGGCCAAGCCGGCGGCCGCGGCGGTGTGCGCCACCGGATTCGGCGCGGCCGTGGCGCTGCGCGTCGCGTCCCCGCCGGTCGGTGTCGCGGCCGGGAGCCTGACCGTCGCCGGTGTCTTCGCGCTGGTGCTCTGGGTGCTGCGGGCCAGGGCCTTCAAACCCGTCGCCCGTTCCATCCGTTCGGTCATCCGCTCCGTCATCCGTTCCGTCACACGAAAGCGCTCGCATGTCCGCTGA
- a CDS encoding glycosyltransferase, which produces MKALHIITGLGVGGAEQQLRLLLRHLPASCDVVTLTNPGPVADGLTADGVRVIHLGMAGNRDVGALPRLVQLIRGGGYDLVHTHLYRACLYGRIAARIAGTRAVVATEHSLGDSQMEGRPLTAGVRALYLTGERLGRATVAVSPSVAERLSRWGVPRQRIHVVPNGIDVEPFRFDPRARIAARRQLGLPDEAFVVGGVGRLAAGKRFDVLLHALAALPGDVRLLLVGGGPDEARLRATARELGVAERVLFAGERPYLAADTAAEGGDLPALLAAMDVLASPSPEEAFGLAVVEGLAAGLPVLYVRCPAVEDLPPGASGGALRVQGDPESFARALLRARDAGPRPRLLLDAAHHYSITRSADQLMRVYETAAAEPTPRRPTPRCPTRDARPRE; this is translated from the coding sequence GTGAAGGCCCTGCACATCATCACCGGCCTCGGCGTCGGCGGCGCCGAGCAGCAACTGCGGCTGCTGCTAAGGCACTTGCCCGCCTCCTGTGATGTCGTGACCCTCACCAACCCCGGCCCGGTCGCCGACGGTCTGACGGCCGACGGGGTGCGCGTCATCCACCTGGGCATGGCCGGCAACCGTGACGTGGGCGCGCTGCCCCGCCTCGTGCAGCTGATCCGGGGCGGCGGCTACGACCTGGTGCACACCCACCTCTACCGCGCCTGCCTGTACGGGCGGATCGCCGCGCGCATCGCGGGGACCCGGGCGGTCGTGGCCACCGAGCACTCCCTGGGCGACTCCCAGATGGAGGGCCGCCCCCTGACCGCCGGTGTCCGCGCCCTGTACCTGACCGGTGAGCGCCTCGGGCGGGCCACCGTGGCGGTCTCACCGTCCGTCGCCGAGCGGCTCAGCCGGTGGGGCGTGCCCCGGCAGCGCATTCACGTCGTACCGAACGGCATCGACGTCGAGCCGTTCCGCTTCGATCCACGGGCCCGGATCGCGGCCCGCCGCCAACTGGGCCTTCCCGACGAGGCGTTCGTCGTCGGCGGGGTGGGGCGGCTCGCGGCGGGCAAGCGCTTCGACGTCCTGCTGCACGCCCTGGCCGCGCTGCCCGGTGACGTACGCCTTCTGCTCGTCGGCGGCGGCCCTGACGAGGCGAGGCTGCGCGCGACCGCGCGTGAACTGGGCGTCGCGGAAAGGGTGTTGTTCGCCGGGGAGCGCCCGTACCTGGCCGCGGACACGGCCGCGGAGGGCGGCGACCTGCCCGCGCTCCTCGCCGCGATGGACGTCCTCGCGTCGCCCTCGCCCGAGGAGGCCTTCGGCCTGGCCGTGGTCGAGGGTCTCGCCGCCGGTCTGCCGGTGCTCTACGTCAGGTGCCCGGCCGTCGAGGATCTGCCGCCAGGCGCGTCCGGCGGGGCGCTGCGTGTCCAGGGGGACCCGGAGTCGTTCGCCCGGGCGCTGCTGCGGGCCCGGGACGCGGGGCCGCGGCCTCGGCTGCTGCTGGACGCCGCGCACCACTACAGCATCACGCGCAGCGCCGATCAGCTGATGCGTGTGTACGAGACAGCTGCCGCAGAACCGACCCCGAGACGCCCGACGCCGAGATGCCCGACCCGAGACGCTCGACCCCGAGAGTGA
- a CDS encoding chaplin, producing the protein MTAEKGRSVKHKKSATIVAGVVMAMGMAAPAFADAGAEGVAAHSPGVLSGNVVQVPAHVPVNVCGNTVDVIGLANPALGNTCVNK; encoded by the coding sequence ATGACCGCGGAGAAGGGAAGATCCGTGAAGCACAAGAAGAGCGCGACGATCGTCGCCGGTGTCGTGATGGCGATGGGCATGGCGGCTCCGGCGTTCGCCGACGCCGGCGCCGAGGGCGTCGCCGCCCACTCCCCGGGTGTCCTCTCCGGCAACGTCGTCCAGGTTCCGGCCCACGTCCCGGTCAACGTGTGCGGCAACACCGTCGACGTGATCGGCCTGGCGAACCCGGCGCTCGGCAACACCTGCGTCAACAAGTGA
- a CDS encoding glycoside hydrolase family 26 protein yields the protein MTPHRHRPSRKRPVFIATGIVVSAALAIGPGYAWGAGQEPDPPVFRPALPTTTPAPSPPALPASPSPPVLPTSTPAAPTPPVPPSPTAPDPAERSPAFGAYLDYGPEGVERMAELSTWLGGAELRVGHTYLPGDVWSNIEGAPNFLENWAQWRREKDDRLFVLNVPMLERNEGDVGDREVRSQLRKGAAGDFDEHFRTLAERLVKLKVPDTVIVLGWEMNGTTYTHRCGPDPESWKKYWKSIITTMRSVPGQKFKFDFTPSRGRDAIPWTQCYPGDDVVDIIGMDSYDQPAGQSFAEQVSEPYGLQEHVEFAAARNKPISYPEWGLFRNGDNEEYMRKMLVWMDKHKPLYNTVTDYCPHGVWQCEDNPKASKAYRSLLFGRKDTEPAPQPTQPVAPTHPPNCSPLEMGDWVEYWLGGKLCMRLDWWSRR from the coding sequence ATGACCCCGCACAGACACAGGCCCAGTAGAAAACGGCCGGTATTCATCGCCACCGGAATCGTCGTGTCGGCGGCGCTCGCGATCGGCCCGGGATACGCGTGGGGAGCCGGGCAGGAGCCCGATCCGCCGGTCTTCCGCCCCGCACTGCCGACGACGACGCCCGCACCGTCCCCGCCCGCACTGCCCGCGTCGCCGTCCCCGCCCGTACTGCCCACCTCGACTCCCGCCGCCCCCACGCCACCCGTCCCGCCGAGCCCCACCGCGCCCGACCCGGCGGAGCGGAGCCCGGCGTTCGGCGCCTATCTCGACTACGGCCCCGAGGGCGTAGAGCGGATGGCGGAGCTCAGCACCTGGCTGGGCGGCGCGGAGCTGCGCGTCGGCCACACCTATCTGCCGGGTGACGTGTGGAGCAATATCGAGGGTGCTCCGAACTTCTTGGAGAACTGGGCGCAGTGGCGGCGAGAGAAGGACGACCGGCTCTTCGTGCTCAATGTCCCCATGCTGGAGCGCAACGAGGGAGACGTCGGTGACCGGGAAGTCCGCTCGCAGCTCCGCAAGGGTGCCGCGGGCGATTTCGACGAGCATTTCCGCACCCTGGCCGAACGCCTCGTGAAGCTGAAGGTGCCCGACACGGTCATCGTGCTCGGCTGGGAGATGAACGGCACCACGTACACCCACCGATGCGGTCCCGACCCGGAGTCCTGGAAGAAGTACTGGAAAAGCATCATCACCACGATGCGTTCGGTGCCGGGCCAGAAGTTCAAGTTCGACTTCACACCGAGCCGGGGCCGCGACGCCATTCCGTGGACGCAGTGCTATCCCGGCGACGACGTCGTGGACATCATCGGCATGGACTCCTACGACCAGCCGGCGGGCCAGTCCTTCGCCGAGCAGGTGAGTGAGCCGTACGGGCTGCAGGAGCACGTGGAATTCGCTGCCGCCCGCAACAAGCCGATCTCGTATCCCGAGTGGGGTCTTTTCCGCAACGGCGACAACGAGGAATACATGCGGAAAATGCTCGTCTGGATGGACAAGCACAAACCGCTCTACAACACCGTCACCGACTACTGCCCGCACGGCGTGTGGCAGTGCGAGGACAACCCCAAGGCGTCCAAGGCCTACCGGTCCCTGCTCTTCGGCCGCAAGGACACCGAGCCGGCCCCGCAGCCGACGCAGCCGGTCGCGCCGACGCATCCGCCCAACTGTTCCCCGCTGGAGATGGGCGACTGGGTCGAGTACTGGCTCGGCGGCAAGCTGTGCATGCGCCTCGACTGGTGGAGCCGCCGCTGA
- a CDS encoding lipopolysaccharide biosynthesis protein gives MTETLKRRHRPAGPPATVLGRVKRLPAWWLLPAGALAGAIAGGAYGVVKTPTYTATSYVLAVPQEKSDPTAALGFAQAYGRVATQLAVLGDAQVESGVSPQTLRDSVQAATSPDAPMISISATAAKPGKARDIANAVSRSLTNNANHTKDSTQVRLLQLSRAIKPEAPASAAPPMTALVGASAGGLLGGLALLVRPRRTEEPVAAPVPGPAQAADLGRET, from the coding sequence ATGACCGAAACCCTCAAGAGAAGGCACCGCCCGGCAGGACCGCCCGCCACGGTGCTCGGCCGCGTCAAGCGCCTTCCCGCGTGGTGGCTGCTGCCGGCGGGCGCGCTGGCCGGCGCCATCGCCGGTGGCGCGTACGGCGTGGTGAAGACACCGACGTACACGGCCACGAGTTACGTGCTCGCCGTGCCGCAGGAGAAGTCCGACCCCACCGCGGCGCTCGGCTTCGCCCAGGCGTACGGCCGCGTCGCCACCCAGCTCGCGGTGCTCGGCGACGCCCAGGTCGAGTCGGGGGTGTCGCCGCAGACGCTGCGCGACAGCGTGCAGGCGGCCACCTCGCCCGACGCGCCGATGATCTCCATCTCGGCGACCGCCGCCAAGCCCGGCAAGGCGCGCGACATCGCCAACGCCGTGTCCCGGTCCCTGACCAACAACGCCAACCACACCAAGGACAGCACGCAGGTACGGCTGCTCCAGCTCTCCCGGGCGATCAAGCCGGAGGCGCCCGCGTCGGCGGCACCGCCCATGACGGCCCTGGTGGGCGCGAGCGCGGGCGGCCTGCTCGGCGGCCTCGCCCTGCTCGTACGGCCCCGGCGCACCGAGGAGCCGGTGGCGGCCCCCGTGCCGGGACCCGCGCAGGCCGCCGATCTCGGCCGGGAGACGTGA
- a CDS encoding polysaccharide deacetylase family protein yields the protein MWVAMYHSVDDCADDPYEITVPAERLAAQLRWLRRQGLRGVSMTRLLDARARGEGRGLVGLTFDDGYTDFVDHALPLLHQYGFDATVFVLPGRLAGENAWDPLGPRKSLLDADGIRRAAAEGMEVASHGLTHVDLTLADDRVLRQETSGSREALAELVGCEVEGFCYPYGTVDARVVDAVRDAGYRYACAISPGPLTGIHALPRVHIGRRDTALRLHLKLRLNRFRRRAAGEPVVTP from the coding sequence ATGTGGGTGGCCATGTACCACTCCGTGGACGACTGCGCCGACGACCCGTACGAGATCACCGTCCCCGCCGAGCGCCTGGCGGCCCAGCTGCGCTGGCTGCGGCGGCAGGGTCTGCGGGGTGTGAGCATGACGCGGCTCCTCGACGCGCGCGCCCGCGGCGAGGGAAGGGGCCTGGTCGGCCTCACCTTCGACGACGGGTACACCGACTTCGTCGACCACGCGCTGCCGCTGCTTCACCAGTACGGCTTCGACGCCACCGTCTTCGTCCTGCCGGGCAGGCTGGCCGGCGAGAACGCCTGGGATCCGCTCGGCCCGCGCAAGTCGCTGCTCGACGCCGACGGCATCCGGCGCGCGGCCGCCGAGGGGATGGAGGTCGCCTCGCACGGCCTGACCCACGTCGACCTCACGCTGGCCGACGACCGGGTGCTGCGGCAGGAGACCAGCGGCAGCCGGGAGGCCCTCGCCGAGCTCGTGGGCTGCGAGGTGGAGGGCTTCTGCTATCCGTACGGAACGGTCGACGCGCGGGTCGTCGACGCCGTGCGCGATGCGGGCTACCGCTACGCGTGCGCGATCTCTCCCGGCCCGCTGACCGGGATCCACGCCCTGCCGCGTGTCCACATCGGCCGGCGGGACACCGCGCTGCGGCTGCACCTGAAGCTGCGCCTCAACCGGTTCCGCCGCCGCGCGGCCGGTGAACCGGTGGTGACCCCGTGA
- a CDS encoding ATP-grasp domain-containing protein has product MLTLDTRVPAVLLRIDRNPFHHGTLGAVRSLGRAGVEVHVAAADSGWSPVSRSRYLHQTHPAPPPGASLGEISAELRRISRRVARPAVLIPMDDAGALAIGHLQKELADFYLLPDQASGLAERVADKATLAEMCETVGIPHPVTLLPESTAQTAVAVRQLGLPVVAKWSRPWLVPGGAGLRSTVLVRSAGEAQELYRRSGEAGSRLLLQAFLPDGPGRDWFAHGYVDRTGVVRGGGSGRKHRSWPRSAGLTAVGRWAPDPDLKARTERLIRTLGYRGIFDLDFRVDSATGEHCLLDFNPRPGAQFRLFADGADLDVVRALHLDMTHRPLPSAAVLSGRAFVVENYAPLTALRALLPVGPAATATHRRELAWLARDDLAPALAMGVLWCRHVTRRVLGRLRRAVRPEAPPRELEGTCAEDARIDDARIDDERASSR; this is encoded by the coding sequence GTGCTGACTCTCGACACCCGGGTCCCCGCGGTTCTGCTGCGGATCGACCGGAACCCCTTTCACCACGGCACGCTCGGTGCTGTTCGGTCACTGGGCCGTGCGGGAGTGGAGGTGCACGTGGCCGCCGCCGATTCCGGGTGGAGCCCCGTCAGCAGATCCCGCTATCTGCATCAGACCCACCCTGCGCCGCCGCCGGGCGCGTCGCTCGGGGAGATCTCCGCGGAATTGCGCCGCATTTCCCGGCGCGTTGCGCGCCCCGCCGTTCTCATTCCGATGGACGACGCGGGCGCCCTCGCCATCGGGCATCTGCAGAAGGAACTCGCCGATTTCTATCTCTTGCCCGACCAGGCGAGCGGACTCGCGGAGCGGGTCGCCGACAAGGCGACGCTGGCCGAGATGTGCGAGACCGTCGGCATTCCGCACCCGGTGACGCTCCTGCCCGAATCCACCGCTCAAACAGCCGTCGCCGTACGCCAGCTGGGGCTCCCCGTGGTGGCCAAGTGGAGCCGGCCGTGGCTCGTCCCCGGCGGGGCGGGGCTGCGCAGCACCGTCCTGGTGCGATCGGCGGGGGAGGCGCAGGAGCTGTACCGGCGCAGCGGGGAGGCGGGCAGCCGGCTGCTGCTCCAGGCCTTCCTGCCGGACGGGCCAGGACGCGACTGGTTCGCGCACGGATACGTCGACCGGACGGGCGTCGTGCGCGGCGGCGGCTCGGGCCGCAAGCATCGCTCCTGGCCGCGGAGCGCGGGCCTGACGGCCGTGGGGCGGTGGGCGCCGGACCCGGACCTCAAGGCACGCACGGAGCGGCTGATCCGCACGCTGGGCTACCGGGGCATCTTCGACCTCGACTTCCGGGTGGACTCCGCGACGGGCGAGCACTGCCTGCTCGACTTCAACCCACGGCCCGGCGCCCAGTTCCGGCTCTTCGCCGACGGCGCCGACCTGGACGTCGTACGCGCCCTGCACCTGGACATGACGCACCGTCCGCTGCCGTCCGCCGCCGTCCTTTCGGGGCGCGCGTTCGTGGTGGAGAACTACGCGCCGCTGACCGCGCTGCGGGCCCTGCTGCCGGTGGGCCCCGCGGCCACCGCGACGCACCGCCGCGAGCTGGCCTGGCTCGCCCGCGACGACCTGGCGCCCGCGCTCGCCATGGGGGTGCTGTGGTGCCGCCATGTCACGCGGCGCGTGCTCGGCCGGCTGCGGCGGGCGGTACGCCCCGAGGCCCCGCCCAGGGAGCTGGAAGGCACCTGTGCCGAGGACGCCCGGATCGACGACGCCCGTATCGACGACGAGAGAGCGAGCAGTCGCTGA
- a CDS encoding GNAT family N-acetyltransferase, with translation MAPHGPALTAEVCTDQGEFGGLAAAWARLHRRCRTATPFQSHAWLHSWWLSYGRRGRLRVVLVRRDGELVAAAPLMRTYLPLPALVPLGGAISDFTDVLLDDACADEALEALADGLSRLARGALIDFREVRSGAAVERIYERWRGPRLRLTDSLCLELPAASMGELLGRLPARRAQRVRANIRKIDALGVERRIVRHDEVDASVRTLLHLHQLQWQGRKVTSEHLQPRFSEHLIRSVGLMVRAGDAVVTEFRLDDAVVAADLTLLSPGLVGGYLYGAHPRLRERKVDVATMLLNANTEHAEGDRARVLSLLRGNEPYKHHWRPEAVTNHRFLLASRRTAPVLRAAACDAAARSRCKEYLRRREERGGGS, from the coding sequence ATGGCCCCGCACGGCCCCGCCCTGACCGCCGAAGTCTGCACGGACCAGGGGGAGTTCGGGGGGCTCGCGGCGGCGTGGGCGCGGCTGCACCGCCGCTGCCGGACGGCGACGCCCTTCCAGAGCCATGCGTGGCTGCACTCGTGGTGGCTCTCCTACGGCAGGCGCGGCCGGCTCCGGGTGGTGCTCGTGCGCAGGGACGGCGAGCTCGTCGCCGCCGCGCCGCTGATGCGGACGTATCTGCCGCTCCCGGCGCTTGTGCCGCTGGGCGGCGCCATCTCCGACTTCACCGATGTGCTGCTCGACGACGCATGCGCCGATGAGGCCTTGGAGGCGCTCGCCGACGGCCTGTCGAGGCTGGCACGCGGCGCGCTGATCGACTTCCGCGAGGTCAGGTCGGGTGCCGCCGTGGAGCGGATCTACGAACGGTGGCGCGGGCCCCGGCTGCGCCTGACGGACTCGCTCTGCCTCGAACTGCCCGCGGCCTCCATGGGCGAACTGCTCGGCCGGCTGCCCGCGCGGCGGGCCCAGCGGGTGCGCGCCAACATCCGCAAGATCGACGCACTGGGCGTCGAGCGGCGGATCGTACGCCACGACGAGGTGGACGCCTCGGTGCGGACCCTCCTTCATCTGCACCAACTCCAGTGGCAGGGACGGAAGGTGACGTCCGAACACCTCCAGCCACGGTTCTCCGAGCACCTGATCAGGTCGGTGGGGCTCATGGTCAGGGCGGGCGACGCGGTCGTCACCGAGTTCCGGCTCGACGACGCCGTGGTCGCGGCCGACCTGACGCTGCTCTCGCCCGGCCTGGTCGGCGGCTACCTCTACGGCGCGCATCCGCGGCTGCGGGAGCGGAAGGTCGACGTGGCGACCATGCTCCTGAACGCCAACACGGAGCACGCGGAGGGCGACCGGGCCCGCGTGCTCAGCCTCCTTCGCGGCAACGAGCCGTACAAACACCACTGGCGCCCCGAGGCGGTCACCAACCACCGCTTCCTGCTGGCCAGCCGCCGCACCGCCCCTGTGCTGCGGGCGGCCGCCTGCGACGCGGCCGCCCGCAGCCGCTGCAAGGAGTACCTGCGACGGCGGGAGGAGCGCGGCGGCGGTTCCTGA